The Juglans regia cultivar Chandler chromosome 10, Walnut 2.0, whole genome shotgun sequence genome includes the window GATCGTTTATTTTCAAGCCCATATATAACACAAAAACACAGTTGGTTTAAGTCTTCttacttttatatatgatatatataacattaagttttattattatataattggtTTAGTACTGTCGCATTCAGTTACCAGTGATCTGAGTCAACTAAACCAAGACTGACCAGTTCTTGTGGCTTTTGTTTGCGCATTTTGGGATTGATGGCCGTCCAGTTTCAGTGAAGAACTGGCCAGTTCCTGTCGGTCCTGGTTTCAATCTGTAGGCCTCTAACAAAATGagtccaataattacaacaTGGTTCATAGGAAGTTATTGATATTTCTATATTGTCTTGACAGGTCCTTTTTGCCAAAGGGTATTGCTGACTTTGGAGGAAAAGCATCTCCCTTATGACTTAAAGTTGGTAGATTTGACCAACAAGCCAGAATggtaattatttaatttcatctctTTGAATCAtgtcaaaaaaattttcttctttaaaaaatcatgtgGTGGTGGAAAGAACCCATCTATTTGTTTGGTCAAAATCCAGTCGTATGACCACAAACACACAGAAATTGATACATATTCTAGTAGCTCTTTAATATGCATTAGATGCTTTTGTTTTATGATCTGTCTTTATCTTTTCATAACCAACTTTTCAATTTGTTTGCTTTGGCATCTAGgttcttaaaaattaattcaGAAGGTAAAGTTCCTGTAATTAAACTTGATGAGAAGTGGATGCCAGATTCAGATGTCATCACACAAGCACTAGAAGAGAAGTATCCTAATCCACCCCTGGGAACCCCTCCAGAGAAGTCTTCAGTGTATGTTTTATATTCAGCGGTTTATGCTTTAAGCATTTGATGATACATAATCATCACAAGATAATACTTGAAAGCTTGAGTGCTTTTCACCCATCCATAGTGCATAATGGGAATTTTATGAATGTTTGATTTCCTAGCATCAAAAAGCAAATGTACAAGTGTCCCAACTGATTGTcggattttgttttggtttcaaGATTCGTTCAACTTTGTGATAGACTCTATCCGTTAGTAGATAGCCCTTCCATATTTTATGCACTGCCTCTTAGATGTGGGTATTTTGTGGCTCTAGATGTTCCCACTTTTAGTCAGATCCTTTTATCTTGATTTTCACATAGAACTGGTTCTTGTGCTCAAACACTTAAGCGAAATGAGATTGCAGGCCCCATCAATGTAATCCCTTTCTTCTCCAGTAAAATTTCTCTTTCACACTGTTTTGGTTCTGGGTTTCATTAATTGCAGCCTTCTCGATTCTCACTAACTGTAGTAATAGTGCATATATGGAACAATTCTTCAATCTCAAGTTAACTTTAGCAAGGGCAATGTTCATTTTCAACTGATGATGTGTTCATCACCTTTGGTGAGAGGAATATTTTGCAGTGAGGCATTTTGATAAATGCTTTTTTAAAGGGAAAAGTTTGGTTTTCCAAAGGAAAAGCAACAAAAAGGAGTTGTTACATAGCATGTGTGTGTCTTATACAGTTCCTTGTCTCCCAGCAACCTTGGTGTCAAGCTGACTTCTATAATTAGATGAAAACATGTGGTCTGCTCCTTTAATAAACATATTTCTCCTtcaaatatacatatacattTGTGATTTTCATTAAAACTGTTGGTGCCATGGTCAGTATtcatttgtaatttgaattgGAAGCCATGGTGCAGATTTTAATTGAATTATCTTCATCAATTAGCTTGTCTGGAGATATTCTTTAATTGAGGATTTTCGGCTACATGCACAACTCTGATGGATGTTGCTATCATGACTGTAATGCTGAAACTCATATTAGTTTGCAATTTATTAATGTGCCATTTGATGATGTAATCATAATGTTATGTTCAATAAGAGCCCCTATTTCTTTTTGGTCGTAAGTTCACAgttgtgcgtgtgtgtgtgtgtgggcatCTGTGTTTGTGTTATTTAGAGAAAGTAATTTTTGAGTAATTTTTAGTGGGTCAAAGATCTTCTCCACATTCATTGGTTTCCTCAAAAGCAAAGACCCCAGTGACGGAACAGAGCAAGCATTGATCGAGGAGCTACGATCTtttaacaattatattaaagaaaatgtgaGTGCTCCATCCTTATTTTTTCCTATGTATCTGGTTATAATTTCTTGGTGGTTGGGTCAAGAGACTGTCAATgaacttttatgaaaataattgctGCGTGGTGTTTGTATCAGCTTCCATTTAGCAGATTATATTGTCTGTAGTGTagttgaaaaggaaaagaaatgtcTAGCAATGTCtggaacataatttttttagaaacagAAAAGACTGATTACACAAGTACCATGAAATAGACTTTCTAAATTTCTACGAAATCAAAATACTGAAAATAGGACTCTCAATTGGCATACGAATCAAAGTGGCACAGTTTCAGTTCCATGGATATCAACACCTTCTAAGCACTTTCAAACATGCCTGCAAATTTTGACtggcaggaaaaaaaaaaaaaaaagaattaccaTTTCTGTGTGGAGGAACCACCTTCAACGCAATCTCTATTGTGAAATTTGATCTTGTTTTGGTTGTGTGTGTACATAAgccaaatttaattaataagcGATATCTTCTGACATTACTGTAATTGGTTTTTACTCATGAAGGGTCCTTTTGTCAATGGGAAAGAAGTTTCTGCTGTAGACTTGTCGCTTGGACCCAAGCTGCATCATCTGGAGATTGCTTTGGGGCATTACAAGAATTGGTCAGTTCCAGATTCTCTTCCCTACACGAAGTCTTACATGAAGGTATGTCCAATATGAGCAAAACTGTAGATGTATCTGTCATAGCAGTcgtgtttcttattttttttctagtttgcATGAGTGCTCGAATCCTAATAATGCTGAGTTCTTGCCATGCAGTCTATTTTCTCAAGAgattcatttattaaaacaCGTGCACAGCCAGAGGATGTAATTGCTGGTTGGCGTCCAAAAGTCTTGGGTTAAATTGCCCTTAGCTTTTCTGTATGGGACTCCACAGGTCTAAACTCATATCCTCGTTTACTAGCCTCGAATGCAAGCAAAACACTTCTTTTGGTATTTAATCATGCTCAAAATGTGGAGAATGGAACATGATGACTATAATAAAAACTTGAGGAGTATTGCAGGCCTTGTAAAGTCAAATAACTGTGCATTCCTTTAGTCGGGGATGGTCGCCAACCTCACTCCGGAAGGATGGCGGAGATTGGTTTCCGTAAATGACTAACCCGTCGTGGGGGGTTGAACTCTGACCGAAACCGACTTGGGGACAGTGATCATCAGCCAGAGTGATGGAAAACATcaccatgagagagagagagagagagagagagagagagagagggtttcaTGTGCTTGTGTTAAAGACTTTATTCCCTacccttcatctttttctttttctttttctctgaaATCTCTTGATTGGACCTTATTGTCCGACCGGACTAGAAAGACAAAAATCTCCGACGtgagaaacaaaaagaatacAAAGTACGAAGCTGAAAAGGATCACAACACATAGCTTGACATGCAAAAAGgccttcgatttttttttttttttttcaaagcagtGGATAACTTCCAAAAACACCTAACTGTCAATGCAAAAACCCACAGGCCACAGACATTTTTTTCccatcttgtttatttttaataatttattataaataatattataatattatatgtccTCTCACCACACCCACCACCTGTCTCCATATCTCAGCAATATTTGTTAgtaaattatgaatagtaatattttataaattttattaagatgaatttaatattttaaaattgagataaatttaattttttaagttaatatatatgaagtagattgagatgattttaagtcATTATTCGTAGATCGAACGGCGATCTATGTATAGTGGACGTGGAGTTGGGAGTGAATgtgtaagagcattggcaatggactagccattgccaagtctaaaatttggctaaaatcttacattttggctattgtattaacttttgactatctaagtccacattggactagctattttaaagttaaaataatattattatattatatattttaataatatttgacaaattttttttttcatattttgtaaatatacttcatatattttaataatatttgataaaaaaaaattatacaacaattcttgaaaccaacaaattaatttttgctaaccttttttttttgctatttatatttttatattgtgtattaagctaataatgatagaaaataaatgtaccctcaattagaaactttatcataaaagaaaagtaatttggcaagaaaaattaccaaaaagggaggaaaagggagggaaattgagaaaaaataataaaaaactcatttggtccttcaatagtgtatagccaaatatagctaggtggagaaaattactgtagctcaaaactaaaatatatggctatagctagttcaatgtagaaattttgtgataaaagaagataaaatttGCACTTGActttggcaatggctaggccattgccaatgctctaagggaATCAGGGACAGCACAGGTATCGTTGGATTGatctctgagagagagagagagagagagagactacaTCATCCAactgaaaaagtaaaaaaagtcTGTTCCTATGGGCACTCTCTTAGGTGGGGTCCACATATCTGACATGCTTCCCACTTTTACCCTTCATGCTTGCTTATTCCATTTCATaatgcaaaatgaaataaaaatatagtttatttgTCCGAGATCAAACTTACAAAATGggagaaataaataaagtacatataatCATTCTATTTTGACGTAAATAAATCACAAATGGGCCATGgttcttaaattatatttatatatctacatTTGTGGATCCCACCAAATCATTCAACTTGATGACTGCTAACTGCTTACGTTCTTATCAGCGACTCATGTATTAGatcctcttttttatttgaaaactgatACGTAcatattgtgtttttttattttttttaaaaaataaatacacaaaaatggtttaaaaaaaacaaaaaattacttttaacaaAATCTCCATAAACTTTGTCGATTACTGTagcaacattatttttataggtactACTACTCCCAACGGTAACGCCCAGGTCAAatgccacttttttttttctttttcttttccgtattttttaaaaataaaaaaatacatcattacATTAATAACATAAAGTTCTTgtacattaataattatttctttaattattaaaaaaaattaaaaataataaattacataaatagtcaaaatgaagagacaaaatcataaaacattatatcatttttttgtttttatttagtaGGAAACAGAAGATActcaagaaacaaaaacaaattaatttctttatatagcccgaaaaatacacttaaaagcttcttcctttcattttaCAAATAATCCAATAATGgtatttatgttatttaacAAAAACGATAAGGTGAAACGGGTCTAAAAAGAAAGTAGAACTCCACGTGTGTTTTTTACAAGAAGAGTCCTTTTCTCTGACCTTTCCTTCAAAACCCGACTCGCACCCCTAAAATCTCTCTTTCCTTgatctctcgctctctctttctcctcacCGTCGACGCAAGGGCGAGACCTTTACAGAACCAGAAGGCAACGTTTCGGAGAGAAAAACAGTGTCCGTTCCCTGTGTCTTTCAAGCTATGGACGAGAATACAGCTGCCATCGAAGCAATTCTAAGAGAGCAAGAGGAAGAAGAGCAAGCTGAGAGGAGTAACAACAATTACAGGAACAAGGAGACCCAAAACGGCAAGGATTTCGGCTGGCAAACGGTCTCCTATCCGAAGCGCAATAAGAAGGCGTCCAGGCCGCCACAGGGGGAGAATTCGGCAGATCTCCTGAGCCGCCGGCCTAACGCCGCCGCATCCCCCAATGTGTTCCTCTCGATCGAGCAGCATTCCGAGGAACGCCGCCGTCGCGCTCTCGAGAATCAGCTCGCCGCCGCATCTGGAGAGGGATCGAAGCGACATTCCGACGAAGATGAGGACAGCGACAGTGAGGTGCCTGGCGCAGCCGCCGCCGCCGTCGAGAACGGCGATGTTAAGCCTAAGAAGCCGAAAAAGCCGAAGAAACCCAAGGTGACCGTGGGTGAAGCCGCGTCGAAGATCAATGCCGCTGATCTCTGCGGTTTCCTCATTGATATCACCGTAAGCGATATCATATCTTCAAATTTCATTCCTTGCACTCTGATCTGTTCGTTTCTTTATAAATTCGGATTCAATTCTTGCGCATGAGATGGTAAACAAATCGTGATTcgtgttttttttcattttaatttgttcCCGGTGTTTGCTTAGGCTTCGTACGAAGCGCAGCAAGATATACAGCTAATGCGATTCGCGGATTATTTCGGCCGGGCATTCGCATCGGTGGGTGCGGCTCAATTTCCGTGGTCTAAGACATTCAAAGAGTCCAGTGTTGCAAAGACCGTTGATGTGAGTTTTCGCTTCAATTTTCAATGTATCTAATTCACTCTGAATATTCTTTGCGGTCAAAAGAATGACTTTTTGTGGATGCATGTGGgctttattttatcatgtgaTATATACATTGATATTCCgtgtctctctgtctctttttttttttttttttttctcttttgtccCAATTTTAAGCCGTTTTCAAGCTATGATGTTTGAGTCTCTGATAGCTGCTCCTTTATATGTTTTGAGGTTCTATAAATGACTAATAACGAGCCTAATCTGTTTTCTTGATTTCGAGTATGCTGGATAATCATTCATGATTCATTTTCTACGATTCTGCTCCCAGAATCTCAAGTTTACTGCTtgcttttacctttttttttttaataagtaatataaAAATGCTTGCATTTACTTCTGGACTGtcatcattattttt containing:
- the LOC109007806 gene encoding glutathione S-transferase DHAR3, chloroplastic-like — protein: MSTARIQPTACSLSSTVRHLGFFNVRLPRSAAISSNSFDRVRRYGIRKALTVSMSSASSSDPLEILVKASGTTPNKLGDCPFCQRVLLTLEEKHLPYDLKLVDLTNKPEWFLKINSEGKVPVIKLDEKWMPDSDVITQALEEKYPNPPLGTPPEKSSVGSKIFSTFIGFLKSKDPSDGTEQALIEELRSFNNYIKENGPFVNGKEVSAVDLSLGPKLHHLEIALGHYKNWSVPDSLPYTKSYMKSIFSRDSFIKTRAQPEDVIAGWRPKVLG